The Flammeovirga pectinis genomic interval TGGGAGTCGAAAATGACGCCATTACAAATGCAACAATTATCTAGCTTTATTGTAAGTCTTCAAGGAACAAACCCTCCAAATGGGAAAGCTCCTCAAGGTGATAAAGTAGCTGCAAAATAATTGATAATTCGTTCTTATTAAAAGGGGTAATCTTGAAAAGGTTACCCTTTTTTCCTAAATTACATATTGACATATCATCATATATCAATAACGATCTTTACTGAGATCTACAAAAATGAAAAAAGACCTAAGTTCACAAAACCCAGACTCATTTAGAGATACTATTTCTACAGTTGATGCTCAAGGTAAAAGAGTATGGTTGTATCCTAAAAAACCTAGTGGTAGGCATTACAATGCTCGTAAATGGGTAGCCTATATTTTAATTGCATTTTTCTTTGCAGGGCCTTTTATAAAAATTGCAGGACAGCCTATGTTCATGCTTAATGTTTTAGAAAGGAAATTTGTGATTTTAGGGAGGCTTTTCGTACCTCAAGACTTCTTTGTTTTTGTATTGGTAATGATTGCTATAATAATATTTATAGTACTCTTTACTGTTGTTTTTGGTAGAGTATGGTGTGGCTGGACCTGTCCTCAGACGGTATTTATGGAAATGGTTTTCCGTAGAATTGAATATTGGATTGAGGGAGATGCCAATCAGAAAAGAAAATTAGATAATGCTCCATGGACTCGGGAGAAAATTCTCAAGAAAGGGGCTAAGCATACCATATTTATAGTTTTCTCCTTAGCTATTGCCAATATGGTGATTGGCTATATTGTTGGAGGAGATGAATTGGTAACAATGATGACACATAGACCCGCAGATAATTGGCCTGTGTTTTTAGCACATATTGGCTTTGCGGCAATATTCTATTATGTGTTTGCTAAATTTAGAGAACAAGCTTGTACGCAAGTATGTCCTTATGGTCGTTTACAAGGTGTATTTTTAGATAAAGATTCAATAGTAATTTCTTACGACCATGTAAGAGGTGAGCCAAGAGGTAAATTAAAGAAAACAAGAAAAACTGCTCAAGGTGGTTGTGGTGGTTGCGGAAGTAGTAACGCTGCAGCAAGTGTTAAACCAATAGTTGGAAAACCTAAAAAACCAGCTTCATCATTACCTGAAATCAAAAAACCTGAAATTAAAGAAGTTACTCCTCCTACGCCAAAAGAAGAGCCAAAAGAGGAAGTAAGAAAAATGACTTTACAGGATATTGATAAAAATATCTCAGAAGAAAAACCTCTAGGAGATTGTATTGATTGTAAACTATGTGTTCATGTTTGCCCTACAGGTATTGATATTAGAAACGGTACACAGTTAGAATGTGTAAACTGTACAGCATGTATTGATGCTTGTGATGAAGTAATGGATAAAATTGAGAAGCCAAGAGGGTTAATTAGGTTTGCTTCTGCCAATGATATCGAAAAAGGACAACCATTTAAGTTTACATCAAGAATAAAAGCATATACAGCTGTATTACTAGTAATGGTTGTAGGGATTGTGTTTGCTTTGGTTAAAAGAGGAGATATCGAAGCAACTGTTTTAAGAGCTCCAGGTATGCTATATCAAAAAGCAGAGAATGGAGATATCAGAAACCTTTATACCTTACAGGTAGTTAATAAAAGTAGTGTTGATTACAACGATGTTAAAGTAATTTTGGTAGAACCAGAAGGCAAAATAACAACAGCAGGAGGAGACATGAAATTAGAGGTAGGAGGGCATTTAGATGGTGTTTTCTTTATTGATATTAATCCAAAAGACCTTGATGGCATGAAAAATAAAATCACTATTAAATTAATGAATGGTGATAAAGAATTGGATGAAATAACAACCAATTTTATGGGACCTATTAAGAAATAATAGAAGAGATTTAAATAATAATAAAATGAAAATTAATTGGGGTTGGGCTGTAGTTATAACCTTTTGCATATTCGGAGTCACGATGATTTCATTGGTTGTCAAAATGTTTCAAGTACCAGTAAATATGGTATCTAAGGAATATTATTCTGAAGAGCAACTATATGAAGTGAAGTTGAAACAAAAGCAGAATGTAAAAGAGCTTTCAGCATTACCAGTATTGGCATTAAATAAAGAAGATGGAATGGTAGATGTAATTCTCCCTCCTGAATTAAATAAAGTAGAAGGTTCAATTCGTTTTTTCAGACCTTCTGATTCACGTTTAGATTTTAATGTGAAATTAGCATTGAGTAACGAAAATGAACAAAAAATAGATGTTTCTAGAATAGTAAGGGGTAGATGGATTTTACAACTTTCCTTTGCAGAAGGTGACAAGAAATACTTCTATGAAAAACCTCTTGTGATTTAGATCAAAATGAATGAATTATATATCACTGCCCTCGGATTAGGTTTCGCGGGCAGTTTTCATTGTTTAGGAATGTGCGGCCCTATAGCATTAGCTATTCAAGGAGGTAGTACTTCTGGTCCAAGATTAGTATTTGATCGTCTATCTTATAATCTAGGTAGAGCATTTACATATAGTTTATTAGGTGCTTTTGCAGGTTTAATTGGGCAAGGATTATCTTGGATGGTAGGGTATCAAGTTTACCTAACACTCTTTTTAGCCGTAATGATGGTTTGTTTTGGTATTTTTTCTGTTAATCCAGATAGATTATTAAAACTTGTTCCCTTTTTAGGAGAGTGGTTTCAGTTTGTCCGTAAACAACTAGGAAAACACATGCGACAAGCCAAATGGCATACCTTTTTTAGTATTGGTATCTTGAATGGTTTTCTTCCTTGCGGCTTAGTTTATATGGCCATGATGACTGCTTTATCTACTGGTGATGTTTTTGAAGGCATGGGCTTTATGTTTGCATTTGGGTTAGGAACTATACCTATGATGTTTGCAGTAGCAGTAGCAGGTCAGTTTATTGAAACTAAAGTGAGAAACAATGTTAGGAAAATTTATCCTGTGCTGTTTTTACTAATGGGTGGGTTACTTTTTATGAGAGCATACAAAATCCATGAATCTTCTAAAGCTTTAGAAGGTAAAGATCCAACAGAGCAAGTAGAAATGAAATGTCATTAAACTATCAAAAAGATTCTTTTTAAAAAAATAGAGTACTTTAATGTATAGCTTCTACCTATACCTTAAAAAATATATAAATTGTGTTTTGTTAATTAATACCATTGCTGATATTTTCCTTTTATTTGTTAATAACCAGTATGATATGTGAATATCATGTTAATGTTATGCGTTTAAATTACGTTTATTAAAAGAGGTGATGGTCGTCACCTGTAATCTCTTGTTAGATCAGTATTTTCACATATATTATTTAATGTAGTATAGATTTTTCTTAGAAGGGATTTTCTAAACCAGAATCTATCAATTTATTATAACTGAGCTTTCGCTCTTTTAAAATTTCATTTCTTTGACAGAAAGTAGATCTTTATTATTCTATGAAAAGACTTGATGTATTTGAACTATATAGAGATTATTTAATCGCAGAAGGTCACCAAGCCAAAGCCACTGGGCTTTCAGCTTCTACAGGAAATATAATGAAGCATGATTATATCAGTGATATGCTTGTAGATCCCAATTTAGATAGCCGAATATTATGAAAACCTGTTAAACTATTCCTTAGAAAAATAGAAAGAGATAATTCTGTTATTTCTATTGATGATACGATTTCTGAAAAACTTCATAATTCAATAAACACTATTATAAACTATCATATTGACCATACTAAAGGTAAATCTATTATTAAAGTATAAATATCTTAAATTTTCTTTTAACCATTTCATTAGAAGATGAAACGACAGTGTATGATCCTGTTTTTTTGAAGTAATTGTGAAGGATTAAAAATTTACAAATAAAGAAGATAAAATAATATACCAAAGACAAAAATGAACTTGTTATTAACAAGTTACCTAACCTTTTATATCATAATTGCTTGAAGTCTATATAAAGGGATTAGATTTCCCTATAAGGTTTGTCAAGCAAATCCTAAAAATAAAGAGTATTCTACAGATGTACTATATCTGGTGGCTAATGACGGCGAAGCAGATTAAAACCAATTTACTTAAATAGAATACGCTTTTGAGCAAATCTCCAACGAAAATGGCGATCACAAAAAGAACCATTTTTTTGTTTATATGTTAGTATACATAGAATTGTAAAGATTAAAAATATTGAAATCATTTTGACCTTTTGGTAAAATTGAGATTAACAATGCTAAACACTGATTTATAGGAATTAAACTATCTAAAACAGCTTAAGTTAGTATCTACATAATTATACTATTCACTATTCATGAATTTTTAGTTCAACGAAAGATCAGTTATTAAAATGAATAAAATAAAAGTAGACTAAGATTAATTTTATTCAGACGTCAGCTTTTTAATTCCAAACAATAAAGTTTTTTTTATGGATTATTTAAGACGGAACTTTTTATTTTTTTCCTTCGTAGGAATGTTTTTTTCATGTGGTAATATATCATCTGATTCTAACCAAAATGAAGTAGTAAAAGAACAAGTTCAAGCTAAAGGGCAATCATCTGTAGTTGATGAAGTTTCAGATCCTAACATCTTACAAGTTGCATTAGGTTCAAAAGATCACACAACATTAGTAGTGGCTGTTCAAGCAGCAGGTATTGAAGATGTTTTAGTAAATGCTGGACCAATTACAGTTTTTGCACCTGTTAATGCAGCTTTTGCAGCCTTACCAGATGGTACAGTAGAAAGTTTAATTTTACCTAAAAATAAAGGGAAATTAACTGAGGTTTTAACGCATCATGCTGCTCCAGGTACTTATAATAAGAAGCAATTAAAGAAAAATGCTAAGAAAGGTAGGAAAATTTATACTGCTAATAACGACTATTTAGATGTTGAAGTGAAAGATGAAGAAATTTATATTGGTGGAGCAAAAGTACTTGGTGAAGTAGCAACTTCTAATGGGTATATTATTGTTATTGATAAAGTACTATTACCATAGATTTTTTTCTTCAAAAGGCGAAAAATATTTATTTATAAAAACTAAAATCTAACATGAAATATTTGCTATTGAGTGTGTCATTTCTATTCTTATTCTCCTGCTCAGGAGGTGGAAATGAAACAAAAAAAAGGAAGATAATTCCTGTTAAAAAGGTAGCAGAAGCTACTACTCCAACTTCTGTAAAAGTAGAACTTGTTACATCTATTGATCTAGGTGAAATAGATACAAAATTAGCTGCAGAAGGTAAAGAATCATATAAAAGAAATTGTACCTCATGTCATAAATTAGGAAAGAAATTAATTGGTCCTGCTTTAAAAGGAGTTACTGAAAGGAGAAAGCCAGAATGGATTATAAATATGATCATGCATCCTGATTATATGACAACCCATGACCCAATTGCTAAAAAATTATTGGAAGAGTATGTTGCTCCTATGGCAAATCAAAGTATTTCTAAGTCTGAAGCTCGCTCAATATTAGAATTTTTAAGAACTAATAAGTAATATGAAAATATTTCACAAACTCCTCGCACTTATTTCTTGTTTATTTCTTGTAATTGGTTGTGGAAATCAAGGACAAAATAACAAAGGAGCCTTAGATCAGTCTATGGCGGAAAAAGCTTATGTTCCTCCAGGGCAACATGATGAATTTTATGGTTTTATCTCAGGTGGATTTAGTGGGCAGTTATCTGTTTATGGTATCCCTTCTGGTAGATTGTTTAGAGTAATTCCTGTATTCTCTCAAGATCCTGAAAAAGGATATGGATATAACGAAGAAACTAAGCCGATGTTAAATACATCTCATGGTTTTGTTCCTTGGGGTGATGCTCACCATCCAGATATTTCTCAAACAAATGGAGAATTAGATGGAAGGTGGGTTTTTATTAATGAAAATAACACTCCTAGGGTTGCACGTATTAGTTTAGAAACTTTTGAGACAGAAGAAATTCTTGAAATCCCTAACTCTGCAGGTAATCACAGTTCAGCTTTTGTTACAGAAAATACTGAATATGTAGTTTGTGGTACCCGTTTTGGTGTACCAGTTCCTCAAAGAGATATGCCTATTAAAGAATACAAAGGTAACTTTAAAGGATATGTATCTTTTGTGAAAGTAGATCAAAAAACAGGTGAAATGAATATTGCTTTCCAAATTAGCATGCCTGGTTTTAACTGGGATTTACCTCACCCAGGTAGAGGTAAATCACATGGTTGGATGTTCGTTTCATCTTACAACACTGAAGAAGCTCATTCATTATTAGAAGTAAATGCTTCTCAAAATGATAAAGATTTTATTGCAGCAATTAACTGGAAAAAAATTGAAGAGTATGTAGCTAAAGGTGCAGGTAAAATGCAAAAAGCTAAATATGCTCATAACGTATGGAATGATAAGAAGCACCTTGCTACCTCAGAAATTAAAGACGAAGTTCTAGTTGTAGATCCAAGAGATATTCCAGGGGCTCTTTATTTCCTTCCTACACCAAAGTCTCCTCATGGTTGTGATGTAGACCCAACGGGTGAGTACATTGTGGGTAATGGTAAATTATCAGCTTCATTAACTGTTCATTCATATACTAAAATGTTGGATGCAATTGAGAATGAAAAGTTTGATGGAGAAGCGTATGATATTCCAATTTTAAACTTTGAAGCTGTAAACTATGGTGTATTAGAAAAGCCAGGTTTAGGACCATTACATACTGAATTTGATACAAGAGGTAATGCTTATACAACATTCTTTATTTCTTCTGAAGTTGTGAAATGGAATATTAAAAATCTACAAGTTATTGATAGAAAGTCTGTATACTACTCTGTAGGTCACTTAATGATCCCAGGTGGTAACTCTAGAAAACCATTTGACAAATATTTAGTAGCAATGAATAAAATCACTAAAGACCGTTATTTACCAACAGGTCCTGAAGTGTGCCAATCTGCTCAATTATTTGATATCAGTGGAGATAAAATGGAAATGTTTTTAGACTTCCCTACAATTGGAGAACCTCACTATGCTGCAGGTTGCCCAGCTGATTTATTGACTAAGAAGTCTCAAAAAATCTTCCAATTAGAAGAAAATGAACATCCATATGTAGTGAAAAGCCAAGCCGAATCTAAAGTAATTCGTGAAGGAAAAGAAGTGCATATTTATATGTCGATGATTAGATCTCACTTCTCTCCAGATAATATTGAAGGAGTAAAAGTTGGTGATAAAGTGTTCTTCCATGTAACCAACTTGGAACAAGACTATGATGTACCTCATGGTATTGCAATGATTGGTGCTAATACTTCTGAATTGTTGATTATGCCTGGTAGAACAGAAACATTTATCTGGGAACCAAAACAAGTAGGTGTATGGCCGTTCTATTGTACAGATTTCTGTTCAGCATTACATCAAGAAATGCAAGGGTATATTAGAGTTTCACCTGAAAATTCTAAATTACCAATTTCATATACTTTAGATGATGAAGACCCAGCGTCTGAAGAATTATAAATATTTAAATCTTTTTAATTATAGACTCTGAATAGGTAGTCAAATTTTTAAAAAGGAATATTAATAAATAGCGACTAACCACTTATCATAAAAGTACTGTATTACACAAACTCTTATTTTTTTAAAAAGTTGTAATGCAGTATTTTTTAAATAAAAAGTAAATTACTATATGTTATGAAACATAGATTATTGATGTTAATTGGCTCCTTATTATTGATAGGAGTGTTTTTATTTCCAATTTGGAATATTGCATTAGAAGCCCCTCAATACCCAGTACCATTGGGAATGAATATATATTTAACGGAATTCAAAGGAGCAAATGATGAATTTGACATTAAAAATATAAACTTGATGAATCATTATGTGGGTATGAAACAAATTCCTGATACAATTCCTGAATTTGAATACTTTCCTTATGTTTTAGGAGGAGTGATTATCCTTGGATTATTGTTTTCATTTTTAGGAAAACCGAAGCTTTATTTATTTTGGTTTGTTTTACTATCCGTTTTAGGTGTTCTCGCAATGTATGATTTCTATTTGTGGGAGCATGATTACGGGTTTGATTTAGATCCAAAAGCTATTTTGTCATTTAAAAATGATGATGGATCCCTAATGGGTTTTCAACCTCCTTTAATAGGATCAAAAGTAATTTTAAACTTTGTGGCACATTCATACCCTAGAGCAGGATCAGCTTTTCTATTTGTAGGAATGATGCTTTCTGTAATAGCATTTTGGGTTGGAAATAAAGAAGCTAAAACAAGATAAATTAAATGAGATATATATATACTTTTTGCTTAACCTTAATGTTATTGTCGTGTACAGTAGAACCAAAAGAGATAGTTTATGGTAAAGACCATTGTAGTTATTGTGATATGACTGTAGTAGATAAATCACATGCTGCACAAGTAGTTTCAAAGAAAGGAAGAGCATATATTTTTGATAGTGTTGAGTGTTTAGTTAATAAAATAAAGATAGAAAATAATGAAAATATATTCCAATATATTCTTGTAGCAGATTACAATCATCCTTCAGTTTTGGTTGACGTACATACAAGTGTATTTTTAATCACAAAAAACATAAAAAGCCCTATGGGAGCTTTTTTATCAGCATTTGAAAATCAAAAAGAAGGACAGTTGGCTCAAAAAAAATTTGGAGGTGATTTGTATAGTTGGAATGAACTTAAGAAGCACTTCTCAAATCTAAATAAATAAAATAGTATTTATAGAAAAGCTAAATACTTATTTATAATTACTCAATCAAAATAGAATAATTCTGTATGGGTACTTATAAAATTATGCTTAAGTACTTAGGAGCTAAATCATATATGTATTCAAGATTTAATAAAGAATATGAAGATATATATAGTAGTAACATTATTTTTTTTAATTAATTTTTCTTCATTTTCAAAAACTATAAATGTTTGTGAAACTTGTGAAATAAATGAAATATCGAAAGCTATTGAATTAGCAAATGAAGGTGATAGTATTGTTGTCCGAAGTGGTATTTATAAAGAATCAGGATTAATAATAACCAAAACAATTCACCTAATTGGAGAAGATAATCCGGTAATTGATGGTGAGTTTAAAAATTATATATTAATTTTTTCAGCCGTATCAAACTTTTCTATATCTGGTTTTACATTACGAAATGTAGGGAAGAGTTATATAAAAGATTATGCAGCAATTTTAGTTCAAAAAGGAAAAAATTTCACAATAAGAAATAACACTTTTGAAAATGTTTTTTTTGGCTTATTGATTGAAAAATCTATGTATGGATTGATTAGTAAGAATACACTTTCAGGAGATGCAAAAATTGAAGCCAACTCCGGAAATGGAATCCATTTATGGCATTGCAAGAAAATGAGAATAGAAGGAAATACGATCTTCAAATTAAGAGATGGTATCTATCTTGAATTTGTTTCAGATTCCTTTATTTATGATAATGTAAGTAGAAATAATATTCGTTATGGATTACATTTTATGTTCTCAGATAATAATGAATATCACCATAATGAATTTAAAAATAACGATGCCGGTGTTGCCGTAATGTTTTCTAAATATATAAAAATGCATCATAATACCTTTCATTATAATTGGGGAGCATCTTCATATGGTCTTCTGCTAAAAGAAATTTATGATGC includes:
- a CDS encoding 4Fe-4S dicluster domain-containing protein, which translates into the protein MKKDLSSQNPDSFRDTISTVDAQGKRVWLYPKKPSGRHYNARKWVAYILIAFFFAGPFIKIAGQPMFMLNVLERKFVILGRLFVPQDFFVFVLVMIAIIIFIVLFTVVFGRVWCGWTCPQTVFMEMVFRRIEYWIEGDANQKRKLDNAPWTREKILKKGAKHTIFIVFSLAIANMVIGYIVGGDELVTMMTHRPADNWPVFLAHIGFAAIFYYVFAKFREQACTQVCPYGRLQGVFLDKDSIVISYDHVRGEPRGKLKKTRKTAQGGCGGCGSSNAAASVKPIVGKPKKPASSLPEIKKPEIKEVTPPTPKEEPKEEVRKMTLQDIDKNISEEKPLGDCIDCKLCVHVCPTGIDIRNGTQLECVNCTACIDACDEVMDKIEKPRGLIRFASANDIEKGQPFKFTSRIKAYTAVLLVMVVGIVFALVKRGDIEATVLRAPGMLYQKAENGDIRNLYTLQVVNKSSVDYNDVKVILVEPEGKITTAGGDMKLEVGGHLDGVFFIDINPKDLDGMKNKITIKLMNGDKELDEITTNFMGPIKK
- a CDS encoding FixH family protein; translation: MKINWGWAVVITFCIFGVTMISLVVKMFQVPVNMVSKEYYSEEQLYEVKLKQKQNVKELSALPVLALNKEDGMVDVILPPELNKVEGSIRFFRPSDSRLDFNVKLALSNENEQKIDVSRIVRGRWILQLSFAEGDKKYFYEKPLVI
- a CDS encoding sulfite exporter TauE/SafE family protein, producing the protein MNELYITALGLGFAGSFHCLGMCGPIALAIQGGSTSGPRLVFDRLSYNLGRAFTYSLLGAFAGLIGQGLSWMVGYQVYLTLFLAVMMVCFGIFSVNPDRLLKLVPFLGEWFQFVRKQLGKHMRQAKWHTFFSIGILNGFLPCGLVYMAMMTALSTGDVFEGMGFMFAFGLGTIPMMFAVAVAGQFIETKVRNNVRKIYPVLFLLMGGLLFMRAYKIHESSKALEGKDPTEQVEMKCH
- a CDS encoding fasciclin domain-containing protein encodes the protein MDYLRRNFLFFSFVGMFFSCGNISSDSNQNEVVKEQVQAKGQSSVVDEVSDPNILQVALGSKDHTTLVVAVQAAGIEDVLVNAGPITVFAPVNAAFAALPDGTVESLILPKNKGKLTEVLTHHAAPGTYNKKQLKKNAKKGRKIYTANNDYLDVEVKDEEIYIGGAKVLGEVATSNGYIIVIDKVLLP
- a CDS encoding c-type cytochrome, which encodes MKYLLLSVSFLFLFSCSGGGNETKKRKIIPVKKVAEATTPTSVKVELVTSIDLGEIDTKLAAEGKESYKRNCTSCHKLGKKLIGPALKGVTERRKPEWIINMIMHPDYMTTHDPIAKKLLEEYVAPMANQSISKSEARSILEFLRTNK
- the nosZ gene encoding Sec-dependent nitrous-oxide reductase: MKIFHKLLALISCLFLVIGCGNQGQNNKGALDQSMAEKAYVPPGQHDEFYGFISGGFSGQLSVYGIPSGRLFRVIPVFSQDPEKGYGYNEETKPMLNTSHGFVPWGDAHHPDISQTNGELDGRWVFINENNTPRVARISLETFETEEILEIPNSAGNHSSAFVTENTEYVVCGTRFGVPVPQRDMPIKEYKGNFKGYVSFVKVDQKTGEMNIAFQISMPGFNWDLPHPGRGKSHGWMFVSSYNTEEAHSLLEVNASQNDKDFIAAINWKKIEEYVAKGAGKMQKAKYAHNVWNDKKHLATSEIKDEVLVVDPRDIPGALYFLPTPKSPHGCDVDPTGEYIVGNGKLSASLTVHSYTKMLDAIENEKFDGEAYDIPILNFEAVNYGVLEKPGLGPLHTEFDTRGNAYTTFFISSEVVKWNIKNLQVIDRKSVYYSVGHLMIPGGNSRKPFDKYLVAMNKITKDRYLPTGPEVCQSAQLFDISGDKMEMFLDFPTIGEPHYAAGCPADLLTKKSQKIFQLEENEHPYVVKSQAESKVIREGKEVHIYMSMIRSHFSPDNIEGVKVGDKVFFHVTNLEQDYDVPHGIAMIGANTSELLIMPGRTETFIWEPKQVGVWPFYCTDFCSALHQEMQGYIRVSPENSKLPISYTLDDEDPASEEL
- a CDS encoding nitrous oxide reductase accessory protein NosL; this encodes MRYIYTFCLTLMLLSCTVEPKEIVYGKDHCSYCDMTVVDKSHAAQVVSKKGRAYIFDSVECLVNKIKIENNENIFQYILVADYNHPSVLVDVHTSVFLITKNIKSPMGAFLSAFENQKEGQLAQKKFGGDLYSWNELKKHFSNLNK
- the nosD gene encoding nitrous oxide reductase family maturation protein NosD, whose product is MKIYIVVTLFFLINFSSFSKTINVCETCEINEISKAIELANEGDSIVVRSGIYKESGLIITKTIHLIGEDNPVIDGEFKNYILIFSAVSNFSISGFTLRNVGKSYIKDYAAILVQKGKNFTIRNNTFENVFFGLLIEKSMYGLISKNTLSGDAKIEANSGNGIHLWHCKKMRIEGNTIFKLRDGIYLEFVSDSFIYDNVSRNNIRYGLHFMFSDNNEYHHNEFKNNDAGVAVMFSKYIKMHHNTFHYNWGASSYGLLLKEIYDAEIDHNYFEQNTTGINIDGCTRINYQNNHFVRNGWAVKFTGGCYKNIFTYNNFISNSFNLSYNSKLNDNRFEANYWSDYTGYDLDKDGIGDIPYHPVNLFSYIVNKTPESLILLRSLFIDIVNFSEKVSPVFTLENLQDQKPIMKKINDRY